The Persephonella sp. genome segment GCATACTCTTTGTATTTTTCTTCTATCTCATTTAGTTTGTGTTTTAGCATTGCGATTTTTTCATTGTCTAAGTCTATATTTACTCCGCCAAGGGTAAGAACACCTTTATTAAATCTGCTTCCAGATAAAGCTTTATTGAGCCTCATCAGGTCTTCTTTTAAAATGAATACTCCCTGAGCTCCAAATGTATAACCAACATCCTGAAACAGCCATGCAAAATCATTTAGATTACACATTATTCTTTCAAGCTCAGCAAAGATAACTCTGAGATGTTTTGCCCTTTCTGGAATTTCGGTGTTTGATAGTTTTTCAATAGCCTGAACGTATGCAAGGGTATGGGCAAAACTGTGGTCTCCTGAAATTTTATCTGTGTATTGTAGAACCTCTTCTGGCGTTTTCCCTTCTGCAAGTTTTTCTATTCCTCTATGTTTCCAGAAATGCCTTATTTCAAGTTGTAGTATAGGCTCTCCTGCAAGATGAAATCTAAAATGTCCCGGCTCAATAATTCCTGCGTGGATTGGCCCTACAAGTATGTTAAATACGCCTTCTCCTTTTACTTTTTTATACTCATACTCTCCGTATTTCATAAACTTTGGCCTTTTGTCCCATGGATAATCTTTTCTAAGTGGATACTCATCCTGAGGAAAATTTTCAGGATATTTCATCAAAGGTCTTAAATCTGGGTGATTAAGTGGAACAAGCCCAAACATATCGTGGATTTCCCTTTCATACCAGTTTAGAGCAGGAATGTTGTTTGACAGGGAAACAAATCTTTCTTTAACTTCTATTTGGAGAACGAAAAATATATTTTTTTTGTGGTATGAATAAACATACTTTATCTTGAATGTGTCATCTTTTTCTCTTTCATCTGTGCATACGACGGTAGCAAGCTCACAGTCTAAATCTCTGAAAATATAAATTGAGATAGGAGCAAGGTTATGGGGTTTAAAAGAAATTACAACTTCGTTGTCGCTGTTCATGTATATATCATCAATTTTGTCTTTTATAGGTTCTAAAAGCTCCCATACTTCTTCCTTTGTCATTTTCTACCTCACTATCTGGTCAATATTTTTAAATAAAATGTTTATCTTCTCTGGAATATAAAAAGTAAGAACAACGCAGATAATAACCAGTATCAGCATTGGAATAATCATCCATGGGTTTTCTGATTTTTTCTCCTTATTTGGCTCTCCCATTAACATCTGTGAAAAGTGGTAAACGAAACCGCCAAATATCAGGATTAATAGGGCTATAAGAATAATAGCCTGCCATACATAGCCTTCTTTAAAAGCTGACATAAAGACTAAAAACTCGCTGGCAAAGATATTAAAAGGTGGAGTACCTGTTATTGCCAGCACACCTAAAAGCATTAGTCCAGCAGTAAT includes the following:
- a CDS encoding NADH-quinone oxidoreductase subunit C codes for the protein MTKEEVWELLEPIKDKIDDIYMNSDNEVVISFKPHNLAPISIYIFRDLDCELATVVCTDEREKDDTFKIKYVYSYHKKNIFFVLQIEVKERFVSLSNNIPALNWYEREIHDMFGLVPLNHPDLRPLMKYPENFPQDEYPLRKDYPWDKRPKFMKYGEYEYKKVKGEGVFNILVGPIHAGIIEPGHFRFHLAGEPILQLEIRHFWKHRGIEKLAEGKTPEEVLQYTDKISGDHSFAHTLAYVQAIEKLSNTEIPERAKHLRVIFAELERIMCNLNDFAWLFQDVGYTFGAQGVFILKEDLMRLNKALSGSRFNKGVLTLGGVNIDLDNEKIAMLKHKLNEIEEKYKEYANILHNNASILERLETTGRIKYETVKDLSAVGYTARASGLSSDIRKEHPYLVYDRLKFDSIVLKEGDVYARLRVRLSDLENSISIVRQCLANLPDGEIKTDLGEIKKNSWTLGYAEGQRGDIIHYVQTDEEGKIFRWKVRDPSFHNWQTIQFAVLGNIIADFPLVNKSLNLSYAGNDL